One Halichoerus grypus chromosome 1, mHalGry1.hap1.1, whole genome shotgun sequence genomic region harbors:
- the GMPPB gene encoding mannose-1-phosphate guanylyltransferase catalytic subunit beta, with amino-acid sequence MKALILVGGYGTRLRPLTLSIPKPLVDFCNKPILLHQVEALAAAGVDHVILAVSYMSQVLEKEMKAQEQRLGIRISMSHEEEPLGTAGPLALARDLLSETADPFFVLNSDVICDFPFQAMVQFHRHHGQEGSILVTKVEEPSKYGVVVCEADTGRVHRFVEKPQVFVSNKINAGMYILSPAVLRRIQLQPTSIEKEIFPVMAKEGQLYAMELQGFWMDIGQPKDFLTGMCLFLQSLRQKQPEQLCSGPGIVGNVLVDPSARIGQNCSIGPNVSLGPGVVVEDGVCIRRCTVLRDAHIRSHSWLESCIVGWRCRVGQWVRMENVTVLGEDVIVNDELYLNGASVLPHKSIGESVPEPRIIM; translated from the exons ATGAAGGCACTGATCTTGGTGGGCGGCTATGGGACGCGTCTGCGGCCGCTGACGCTGAGCATCCCGAAGCCACTGGTGGATTTCTGCAATAAGCCCATCTTGCTGCACCAAGTGGAGGCGCTGGCCGCG GCGGGCGTGGACCACGTGATTCTGGCCGTGAGCTACATGTCTCAGGTGCTGGAGAAGGAAATGAAGGCgcaggagcagagg CTGGGAATTCGAATCTCCATGTCCCATGAAGAAGAGCCTCTGGGGACAG CTGGGCCCCTGGCACTTGCCCGTGATCTGCTCTCTGAGACTGCGGACCCTTTCTTCGTCCTCAACAGTGATGTGATCTGCGATTTCCCTTTCCAAGCCATGGTGCAGTTCCACCGGCACCACGGCCAGGAGGGCTCCATCCTG GTGACCAAAGTGGAGGAGCCCTCTAAGTATGGCGTGGTGGTATGTGAGGCTGACACAGGCCGCGTTCATCGCTTTGTGGAGAAGCCACAGGTGTTTGTGTCCAACAAGATCAACGCAGGAATGTACATCCTGAGCCCTGCAGTGCTGCGGCGCATCCAG CTGCAGCCTACATCCATTGAGAAGGAGATCTTCCCTGTCATGGCCAAGGAGGGGCAGCTATATGCCATGGAGCTGCAgg GCTTCTGGATGGACATAGGGCAGCCCAAGGATTTCCTCACCGGCATGTGCCTCTTCCTACAGTCCCTGCGACAGAAGCAGCCTGAGCAACTATGCTCAGGCCCTGGCATTGTGGGCAACGTGCTGGTG GACCCAAGTGCCCGCATCGGCCAGAACTGTAGCATCGGCCCCAACGTGAGCCTGGGTCCTGGTGTGGTGGTGGAGGATGGCGTGTGCATCCGGCGGTGCACAGTGCTGCGAGATGCTCACATCCGATCCCACTCCTGGCTCGAGTCCTGCATTGTGGGCTGGCGCTGCCGCGTGGGCCAGTGG gTGCGCATGGAGAACGTGACGGTCCTGGGCGAAGACGTCATCGTTAACGACGAGCTCTACCTCAACGGTGCCAGCGTGCTGCCCCACAAGTCTATCGGCGAGTCGGTGCCGGAGCCTCGTATCATCATGTGA